The nucleotide sequence TCATATACTTCTTTAGGCGCACCAACTTGTTGGATTACACCATCTTTCATAACAACTAGGCGAGTTGCCATTGTCATCGCTTCTGTTTGGTCGTGTGTAACATAGATAGTTGTTGTTTGAAGACGTTTGTGAAGCTTTTGAATTTCTGCACGCATTTGTACACGTAGCTTTGCATCTAAGTTAGATAATGGTTCGTCCATTAGGAATACTTTTGCATCACGAACGATTGCACGACCTAATGCCACACGTTGACGTTGACCACCGGAAAGAGCTTTTGGTTTACGATCTAAGTAAGCTTCTAATCCTAGGATTTTTGCTGCATTCTGTACACGAGCATCGATTTCGTCTTTTTTAAATTTGCGAAGCTTCAGTCCGAACGCCATGTTGTCATAAACGTTCATATGTGGATAAAGCGCGTAGTTTTGGAATACCATTGCGATGTCACGGTCTTTAGGAGCAACGTCGTTCATGCGATTTCCATCAATCAGGAAATCTCCATCGGAAATTTCTTCTAGTCCAGCGATCATACGTAACGTTGTAGATTTCCCACAACCAGATGGACCTACAAATACGACGAACTCTTTATCTTCGATATCAAGGTTAAAGTCTTGAACAGCGGTTACTTTTTTGTCATACACTTTGTAAATGTTTTGCAATTTTAATTCTGCCATTACGTTTCCCCTCCGTTTTTATGAAAGCGTTTCAAATTATGTATTAAGTGTACCTTACGTAGGAGAAGAACGTAAATGGAAAACGTGCACAAAGAAATGAAAACGCTTTTGTGCACGTTTGCTAGTGACGATCCGTATTAGTCAAAAGTCCATCTCATAAGAATGGCTAAATAGACAATGATTGCCCCATCAAATTGTTTAATATCAATTCCTGTTTTCTCCATAAACTTGTCTACACGGTA is from Radiobacillus kanasensis and encodes:
- a CDS encoding ABC transporter ATP-binding protein; translation: MAELKLQNIYKVYDKKVTAVQDFNLDIEDKEFVVFVGPSGCGKSTTLRMIAGLEEISDGDFLIDGNRMNDVAPKDRDIAMVFQNYALYPHMNVYDNMAFGLKLRKFKKDEIDARVQNAAKILGLEAYLDRKPKALSGGQRQRVALGRAIVRDAKVFLMDEPLSNLDAKLRVQMRAEIQKLHKRLQTTTIYVTHDQTEAMTMATRLVVMKDGVIQQVGAPKEVYDKPENIFVGGFIGSPSMNFLSGTLREGHVELADLKIAVPEGKMKVLRDQNYVGKEIVLGVRPEDIHDEPVFIESTPDTKIKATIDVAELMGSESYLYSKVADQDFIARVDSRTDINGGEEIELAFDMNKAHFFDKDTELRIR